The window TGACTCGTGACATTGGAACAGCGAGTAATGCAGCCCCTGTCGTAGCACGACCTTCGAGTACAGCAAAACCTCCGCTCGTAGAAGCTCAGGGTATGGTGATTAGTCCTGATGGAAAAGTCATTCTTACCGCCAATGCGGCAACGGCTACCCTTCATCCGTCTGGGTTTTCTAGTCAAGGGTGTTCTGGAGAGTAGTAAACCAGGACAAAATTCTTTGACGCTGCTCCGTCAAATCCAGATGGGTGTATGGATATATCAGATTTAGCGTACACTGAATCCCCCTTTGGGTGGATATATTGGAACTGTTTGGTTCAAGAGGTCTGCCGTGAGTAAAAGTAGCAATTTTGGGCTGGAAAGGACAGGTCTTCTAGGAGCCATTTGGGCATTTATTCAACTATGTTTATTCGTTGCTCTTCCCAATATCCCTACACTGGCACAGATTACACCTGATACAACTCTAGGGGCTGAAGGTTCCCGCCTGACTCCGGGTGCCAATGTGCAAGGGCTTCCGGCTGAGCTCATCGAGGGTGGCGCACTCCGAGAAACCAACTTGTTTCACAGTTTTTCCGAATTTAATGTCAACAACGGACAGCGAGTCTACTTTGCCAACCCCACAGGCATTGAGAATATCTTCAGTCGTGTGACTGGTAATAATGTCTCGAATATTCTAGGAACTCTAGGCGTCAATGGTAACGCTAATTTATTCCTGCTCAATCCCAATGGCATTATCTTTGGCTCAAATGCCAGACTCGATATTAAGGGTTCATTTTTAGCAACCACCGCTAAGAGTTTCCAGTTTCCCGGTGGAACCCAGTTTAGCGCTACCAACCCTGAAGCACCGCCATTATTGTCGATTAATGTTCCCCTTGGGGTGCAGTATGGAGCGCAGCCAGGGACTATTACTGTCAACCAGGCCAATCTGAACGTTGGTTCACAACAAAGTTTAATTTTACTCGGTGGAGATGTAGAGCTAAATGGCGGAAGATTGAATGCTTCAGGAGGATTGATTGAACTGGGAGGATTAGCAGGTGAAGGCAGCGTCGGATTGGACGTTGAGGATGGCTTTTTGAGCTTGAGAGATTTTACAGGGACACATGGGAATGTATCCATCAGTGGAAGTACGATATCCGCCACAGCTACTGGGAATTCTGACACGGCTAGTGGTGATATCCAGATGACTGGGCGTAACGTTCAGATTAGTGATAGCACAATTGCGAGCATCGGCAATGACGAATCCTACGGCACGATAACGATTAAAGCCTCAGATTCGGTTTTCTTGAATAACGCTATCCTTGACACTCAAAATAAAAATGGTACTGGAGGCGATGTATTGATCAATGCTCCTAACCAGATTTCAATTGCCAACAGTAAAATTTCTAGCGAAGGATATTTCGGACGGATTTCCATCGGCAGTCTCGACCCCGATGAAGAAGATCCAATTAAGCCAGGGACAGTTGTAATCGACAACTCTAAATTGACATCTGAGACTGCTTCTACAGATGGAAATCTACCTGACCAGCAGGGCTTAGGCTTAGTCAGCATTAGAGCGAGCGACAGTGTTGAGATTAAAAACGGAAGCCAGCTCAACGCTACTACCTCTGGAATAGGTGACGCTGGCAATATCGCCATTTCTGCTCCTAATGGCACAGTTGTGATTAATAACAGGAGCAAGCTACTCAGTGAGGCAACAAAAGACGCACAAGGTGATGTTGGCTATATCAAAATCACAGCAAGAAACCTTTTAATCGATGAGGCTCAGGTAAGCATTAACGATCAGTCGCTCGATAACCCAACAAATGCCACCAATGTTGATATTAATGACCTTGATTCCTTTGATGATATTGATTCCTTTGATGATATTGATTCCTTTGATGATATTGAAAAGTTACCTGGAAGGATATACATTAGTGCCGAGCAGATGACACTGGATAATCAGGCCAGAATCGAGGCTAATTCTGCATCAGTGGACGGCGGCAACATTTACATTGAAGCCTCAGAGCGGCTGATGCTGCGTCGAGGCAGCCTGATATCAGCTGAAGCTGACACGGCTCAACAAGGAGGCGGTGGCAAGGGCGGTAACGTCACAATTAATGCGAAGGACGGGTTTGTGGTGGCAGTTCCCTCGGAAAACAGTGACATCATTGCCAATGCCTTTGATGGTGATGGTGGAAAAATTACTATCTTTGCCAATAAGATTTTTGGTCTGAAACGACAGAGAGGGCAGAGTACCAGTCAGCTAAGAAGCAATCGTAGCAGTGATATTAGTGCCAGTTCTAAATTTGGATTTGAAGGGGAAATAAAAATCAATACCCTAGCTCTTGACCCCGCTCAGGGACTCGTGGAACTGCCCGTAACCTTAGTAGACCCCACCGGCTTAATCGCCCAAGGCTGTCAATCTCGAAACAATGGGGTTGCCAAAGGGCAGAGTACATTTGTCGCCACCGGACGAGGAGGATTGCCCCCCAGCCCTGATGACCTCCTCAGCACGGGAGCCACACCTCCCCCTTGGGTCACTCGTGATAGTGGAAGAGTCAGTAAAGCGGCGGGTGTCGCTACGTTACCTTCTCGTACACCCACCCCCCCACTTGTGGAAGCTCAGGGTATGGTGATTGGTTCTAAGGGGGAAATCATTCTCACTGCCGGGGTTACAACCACTACCCCTCATCCATCTGGGTTCTCTGCCTCAGGGTGTTCTGGAGAACGGTAAAGCATTTTATCGTTTCTATGGGCAAGAGTAGGAGACATGATGAACCTCCTCGCCTTCATGTTCATTAATTGAATTCAACAAATTTACGGATCAAGATGGCAAGTAAACGATTTGTACTTTTGCATCGCTTACAAAAGCTGGGAATAGTGGGCTTCGGTAATTGGGGCTTAAGCAAGGCTCAGGCAAAATCTAGGCTTCCCAAATTCAAATACCGCTATGGATTTTTGGCTGCTCTAACGGCCTTGTGTTGCGTCGTGGTTGTCCCCATGGTGGGCAGAACTGCAACACCCACAGTGGTCGCCAATCCCTCTATCTCAGTTGTGAAGACTCAATCCTTGCCGCTGCCCTCAACTCTCCTGGCATCGGTCGGTGACTCTACGGCTCAACCCCTGCCGAATCTGGCTAAAAATCCCGAAAGCTTGGATGAACAAGCCAAAACTCTGTATTTAGCAGGGCGATTTTCAGAAGCCGTATCCGTTTTGCAGCAACTCCTGCAAGTGTACCAGACGAATGGCGACCTCCTGGGGCAAGCGGTGGTACAGAGTAATCTCGCTTTGAACTATCAGCAATTGGGACGCACTCAGGAGGCCACTCAGGCCATTGCCGCCGCACTTCAGGGAGTGGAAAAAACACAAAACTCCTCTGAGCGCTCAGCCGTTTGGGCACAGAGTCTGGATGTTCAAGCGAACCTGCAACTGGCAAAGGGAGAAGCAGAACAAGCTGTGGCAACTTGGGAACAAGCGGCTGCACTTTACAGCCAGTTAGGAGACACCAACAGAGCCACTCTGACGCGCATCAACCAGGCGCAGGCGTTGCAGGCATTAGGACTTTATCGGCGGTCGGTTTCGACCCTCCAGACGTTGAAACAGTCTTTGGACAAGCAACCTGACTCTCTCACCAAAGCATCGAACCTCCTCAGCTTGGGAGAAGCACTCCGGGTGATTGGAAACCTTGAGGAAGCGGATGCCAACTTACAAGAAAGTCTGAAGATTGCCCAAAACCTCAAATCCCCGGATGCCATTAGTGCGGCTTACCTCAGCTTAGGCAATCTCGCCCGGACTCAGGCAGACCAGAAAATAGGCCAAGCACAACCAAAAGAGGCTCAGAAACAGCGGCAAGCCGCTCTCGATTTCTACCAGAAAGCCTCGGATACTGCTGCTATCTCAAAAACTCAAACCCAAGCCCAACTGAATCGCCTGCGCCTGTTGATCGAGATGAAGAAGTGGCAAGAGGCGCAAGCGCTTTATCCTCAGTTACAAGGTCAAATCGCGAACCTGCCTGTGGGTCGTCCTGCCATCTATGCCCAGGTTAACTTAGCCCGCAGCATGATGAAATTACGCACTAGGGGCGAAAAGCCGTCTTCCACACCAGAAACTCGCGCACCCCAAGATATTGCCCAAATTCTGGCTGTGGCTTATCAGCAGGCGGAACAATTAAATGACGGGCGATCGCAAGCGGTTGTCTTGAGTGATTTGGGGCATTTGTATGAACTGCAAAATCAATGGACTGATGCCGAACAACTGACGCAACGGGCATTGGTTTTATCCCAACAATCTGTGAATGCCTCCGATATTGACTATGAATTTTCCTGGCAGCTAGGTCGCATTTTCAAAGCACAAGGCAAATATCAACAAGCGATCGCAGCTTATGATGAAGCCTTTGAAAGGTCGCGATCGCTCCGAGGTGATTTGGTAGCCACCAATCCAGATGTGCAGTTTTCCTTCCGAGACAGTGTCGAACCCGTTTATCGCCAATTTGTAGACTTGCTGCTGACTCCTCCATCTCGTGAGGCTGAACCCCCTCAGCAAAATCTGCAAAAAGCTCGTGAGGTATTAGAAGCGCTACAAGTCGCACAACTGCAAAACTTCTTACAACAAGCCTGTGAGGAGAAACGATTAGAAATTGACCGGATTATTGATCAAAAAGACTCACAAACAGCCGTGATTTACCCAATCATCCTAGACAACCGATTGGAAGTCATGGTTAAGTTACCCAAGGAAGACCAGCTCTATCGCTCCTCCACTGAAATTTCTAGGGATAGCGTTGCCAAGACATTAAAACAATTCAAAACCACTCTGGAAACCGAGAGTCCGTTTGATCAGCCGGTGAAAAAGGTGGGTAAAACCGTTTATGACTGGCTGATTGCACCGTTTAGCGATCGCCTCGAAGCGGGTGGTATCAAGACCCTGATCTTCGTCTTGGACGGTTCTCTGCGAACGATTCCCATGGCGGCTCTTTACGATGGAGAACGCTATCTGGTTGAGAAGTATGCCGTTTCCTTGGCTTTAGGTCTAGAGGTGCGCGACCCCGAACCCCTCCTGCGTCAAAACATGAAGGTACTCGCAGCCGGTCTGACTGATCCGCCGAAACAGTTTGAGAACACCTATAGCAAACTGCAAAATGTCAAACACGAACTCGACGCGATCAAGGACACCAACGTCCCGGTTAAGTTTATCCTCGACCAGGCATTTACCGAGGGAAATTTCCAGCAAGCCATGAATTCAAACAATTACCAGGTTGTTCACCTAGCCACTCATGGTCAGTTTGGGGCGACACGGGAGAGGACTTATTTACTGGTTGCAGATGGCGCGATTTATGTAGACCAATTGAGTGAATTATTCCGTACACGCGGACAAAGCCGAGAAGACGCGGTGGAATTATTGGTTCTGAGTGCTTGTAAGACAGCCAGCGGAAACGATCGCGCCGTTCTAGGGATTGCCGGAACAGCCGTACAGGCTGGTGCACGCAGCGTAATCGCGGGTTTGTGGAGTCTAGCGGATGACTCCAGTGTGCTATTTGCCCAAGAACTGTATAAATATTTAGGGGAACCTGGAATCAGCCGAGCCGAAGCCTTACGTCGAACCCAGGTGGCGTTTCTCAAAGACGAGAGTAAATATCAGCACCCCCGCTTTTGGGCACCTTATGTTTTGGTGGGCAGTTGGTTGTAATTCCTGTTTGAGTGGAATACTTCAAATTATTAGGGGCACGACATATCGTGCCCCTATCCTGTCGTTATAGCAGTTGCCAAGGCGACTCTTGACTCTCGCCCAATGCTGAAACCTTGACCGATTAATCTTTTCCCTTCTGCCTTCTGCTATCTCCCTTAATTGCTCCCGCTCTCAGGACGCAGTTCACTCACCGGAGTTGTGGCAAATTCTTGCAGATCAAACAACTTCACCAATTCGCTCCATGCGCTTGGATTGTTAGTCCGATTGCTGGCAAGCCCAGTCACGTACTCAAACCATAAATTATTCTCTTTATAAGCCAGGTACTGCTGTTGCGGGGGCGTAGCTTTGAGCCGACTATCCAGTTGGGCACTAGCTGGAATCCTAGTCAGCCAACCCGCGACGCTTGGGTTCGCCGACGGTTGATCCGGATCGCAGATAATGGAAAGCCTCCAATAGTAGTCTTTGCCCACTTCCAACGCTTTTTCTGTGGAGGGGAGAGTAAACTTGACAATACCTGCTTCATCTGGTAAAGCAAGCTGAAGCGGTTCTGTCAGCACTGGGTTACCTGTATCATCCTGCAACTCAAACTGGACAGATGTAACCTTGACATCGGAGGTCTCACTTTGAGGCGCATTCTGACCAAAGGGTACATAAAACCAGAAGGTGGGATAGCCTTGGGTTGTATTTCCTGGGTCTTTTTCCGGATTCAGCGCCTTGAGATTCTTTGTGCCTGCGGGACACTCCCCACGCACAGCGCCGCTGCTGGATGTGTTACCTGCATTGAGAGGACGTTTGGCAAGTAGTTGCACCGAGCGCTGGTTTGACTGAGCTTGAGCTTTTTGACTCAATAAGGGCAAGAGTGGCATTGTTGGCACTAACGCAGCCATCGTTCCGAAAACAAGAGCTTTTTGGATGAGTGAACGTGTTAATACCATGAGTTGTGAACCTCTTAATAGTGTTTCCAGAGTAGAACTTACGCAACTGTCACAAAAAATCGGGTTTTTTGTTTGTAGTCAGGGCTTTAGCCCAACCCAATGAGAACTGTAGTCCTCCCAATAAACTGAAAATAATATGCCCATTGCGTAAGCTCTCAAGATCAAATGCTACAAGTTGAGTTTGTCGGTTGTTCCTGAAACCTGAACCACGGAGTGTGGATAGGTAACTACTTTCGCAAGTAGTAATTCAGACAACCCACTCCGGCACCTGTGCCGATGAGGGCAATGAGTGCAGGAGCTAATGGTAGCCATCCACCGGGGAAGGCGAGGACGAAATAGCAGATGCCGTAAAGAGTGACAACCGAAACCACACCTGCGATCGCTAAAAATCTCGGTTGCCGAAACCACCAAACCACAAAACCACCGACCACCGACCAGCCAAAAATCCAAAGCGTTTCCGACCCCATGGGCATCCACCAAATCAAGGGACGCCCATTCAGTGTGGCACTCAAGAGTTGGCTAATCATCTGCGCGTGCAATACCACTCCCGGAACTTCACCATAAGGTGTATTCCAGTAGTCGGCTTGGCGTTCGGCTTTATCCACCAGGCCAATCAACACAATGCGATCGCGGATCAAGTCTGCGGGAACGCGATTTTCCAACACATCCTTGAGAGGAACGATTGGCACGAACTTTTCTGGATCACCCTGATGAATTCGATAGTTGAGCATCGCTTGATACCCACCCAACTGATCACCTCGATCTCGGTAGCCGCTGCCATTTCCTGACGTTGGTGCCCACAAGGGCGGAATCACCGTCTTGCCAAACTGCATGTGGCGCACAAAGTCTTCTTCCTTCGGATCAAAGGGAGAGGAATAAGGAATACCCTTCCCTTCCAGGTATTTTTGCGCCAGTACCAGGCTGAAGGCATTCATCGTGTTGCAATAATCTGGATCTGCCCCTGCCATCAGGTAATGGCGACGTAAAAACTTACCCCCATCATCTTGCAGATTAGCAAAGCCGACCCGCTCTATCGGTACATTTGTCGGGGCTTTGTTTCCCTTCTTCATTTGCCCCCGATCATTCGTGCCACTGCCTTTGCAAACGGCTACCAAGTTGGTGGTGTCTTTAAAGGTTTGAGTGAGTTCTGGTAATGAACTCAAGTCCCGGATAAAATCTAAGCCAATCAAGCGGGGTTGATGACGGTTAAGGGCTTTGAGGGTATCCGATAGCGCCAAGTCCGGCACAGTCCCTCGCCCCAAGCGATAGCGATCACTGCGATCGATCATCTCAGCACTGTCTACATCAACCCCGACAATCACCAGCCGATCATCTTTCGGTTCATTCGGACGCAACCGGAGCAAATGGTCGTAGGCTGCCAGTTCCACCGGTTGCATCAGCCCAAAAAAGCGTCCAGCAAACACTAATGCCGTGACAGCCAAGCCAGTCAACATCACCGTGCGCCGCTTCACCCGACGATAGGGGAGTTCTCGACTCGCTGCCAAATACTCTAACTGAAGGTCGGTGGGAGCCGGTTCTCGATTGGTCGTTTGTGTCAACCACTGCTGGGAGGCAACCAAATCTTTCCCCCGCACCAAGAAGCCATCATCACGTCCATGCTGTTCCCACTCCTTGGCTTTGAGCAACAAACGGGTGTGAGTTCTGACATAATCTGGGTCTGTATCCAGGGTTCTCGTGAGTTCCCCAAAGTTGGTAAGGAAGTCTCCTCCATGCTTGCGGAAATCCACCCACTGCACTTTTGCTAAACCTGGGTGCAGCGTCGCCGGATCGACCTCCTGATATAAAACGGTGACAATGCGCTTATTCAAGCTCATCGCATACTCCACCTGTGCCGCAGAGTCGGGCGAATTGACGGAGTTGGGGGAAATAATAAATAAAAAGTTGTTGGCGTATTCAATTCCCCGCTGAATCTCTTGCTGAAAGTCAACCCCAGAGGCGATACTTTCTTGCTCAAACCAGGTTGTCTTGCCTTGAATTTGTAGAGTCTCGTTCAGCTTGCGGGCAAAATCAGAATCGGTGCGGGAGTAGGCAATAAATACATCGAGGGAAGCATCTGGAGGTTGTTTGAGGCTTTCCGCGATGAATTCTTCTTGTAGGGGTGTGGATGAATTCTGAGTTCTCTGTTTTGCCACCTTCAACCACGCCTCAGCTTGGCGAAGATTGTAACCCCGCAATAAAATGCTGGGATTGCGCTTTTGCCGTTCCCACTTCAGCGCCTTCGCCAATACGATTTTATGCTGCTCATGGTAAGCGGCGTCTTCACGCAGTACCTTAATTAACTTGGCAATAGCATCGTGATATTGCGCCTCTTGCTCCGGATCTGTGATCGTGATGAACTGTATAGCACCTAGTTCAGGCGGAACTTGCTCAAGCTCAACCTCTTTAATCAGTACAGGAATAATTCGCTTTTTGTGCGTCCTGGCGTGAGCCAGTTCCATTTGACAGTATTGCGATGCCAGAGAGGCTGGAGACATGAGATAAACCACATTATCGGCTTCCTCCAGACCCCGATAAATGGCCTCTACAAAATCTGTCCCAGAGTTAATGTCTGTTAGGTTCGTCCAAACGGTGAAACACTCGCGCCTCAAACTGTTCGCCACTTTTTCCATGAACGCCCTCTCCTTTTCCGAGTAGGAGAGAAAGACATGAGTCATTAGGTTATTGGCGTTCTTGGTACTTTCACCAATAAAGGCACAGTGCAAGTCGGTTGGTTCGCAAGGGGGTTGCTCATCCTTAAACCGGATTTTTAGCCAGTTTTCGGCTTGTATCCGTTCTTCTCCGGTTAAGAGGTAACTTGACTGTTTCTGATTGCGTTCCCACTCCAGCGCTTTAGCTAAAAAGTAGGTGTGCTGTTTTACATAGTCTCGATGACGAGTAAATATTTCTAGCAGTCCAGCAAAGGATTTCTCAAAATCGTCAATTCCTTCGCGGAAGTAAACCCAGTTGATTTTGCCAATCACAGGGTGCATATTGGGGAAACTGGAGTGTAAACCCTTGGATTTGTAAGTTTCCCACTCACTCAGATCACGGCCTGGGTTGCGTTGCTGCCAAATTTCTTCTGTAATTTGCTCGACGTGCAACAGGGGAATAATTCGTTTATTGCGTCGGAGGGCTAGCTCAATTTCTTTGCCGCAGTAGGGCGAGTTGACAGAGTGGGGGGCGATGAGAAATAGAAAGTTATCGGCTTTCTCGATGCCGTCATCAATTTGGTTTTGGTAATCTACCCCTAAAGGAATATCGTTTTGATCAAACCAAACCTTTCGTCCTTCTTTCAGGAGCCGGTCATAGAGCTTAGTTGCAAAAGCTTTGCTATCTGCTCGTCCGTATGAAATAAATGCATCTTGAAAGCTATTGATCTTTCCTAAAACTTCTAAGCTGCTATTCACACAAAACCTCAAGTATGTCAAGTTTTTTTAAACGAACGTCAGGAGCAGATGAGCGCTACTCGATTGCTTCCTTATTTCTACTTTATCTATTCCTTTAGGTAGTTGTCCAAATTTATTATCTTTACTAGCACTAAAAAATATTGGTAAGTTGGATTTTCGTCACATTACCCAGATTGTCTATCTCTAGAGCTATAAAAGAGCGTTATTCGATATAATCATGGCGATCGCTAAACGCACCGCTTGCCCCACCACCGAAAAACGTGCTGCCTCCGAAGCCGCTTCTTGCCACCTTAACAATTGTTTCTGGAAGATTTCATCGGTTTCAGCTCGCTTCATAATTACTTTACCAATGACTTCTTTTTGAATTTCTTCCGTCGAAATGTTCTGTTGTTGCAAAAACTCGATCAGCCGCTCTACACTATCCACACACTGTTCTGGTGCTTGGGACATGATAATCCGTTGAATCTGAGTGACCACCTCTTGATATAACTGCCGTTTGCGACGGTTAGGTGATAAGGACAGGGGAGGTGGTGCTGGCAATGGGGGCAGCCGTTCGATCTGTAAATTCTGAGCCTCCTTGATTTCAAGTAAGTCCAGGAGAATTTGGCGTCGAGTCACAAAACGCTCCAACATATCTGGATAGAGTTGCACAATCCGCTGACTAATCAGCTTGGTATTGACCGATCGATTAGCGGACAAGCGCAGTAAGTATTTCCCAGAATTGGCTTCATAGGATTTGAGGGTGAGTTGAAGATTCGGAGACTCGAATTGGACTTGAGTGAGAGTAAACACGAGCGCCTCCCAGTTCGGAGCCTCAAGAAACGACACGGTTACCGTTAAGCGGTTTTCGGTGTTTTTGCGCTCCAATCCTGCGGGTGGCAAATCGCCCGTTACTGGATAGCGATCGCTTGGGCTTTTGCTAGAGTAGTCGAATCCCGTAAACACATATCGACACTCAACATAAGATAAATCGACCTCCTCCAAATGCCACTGATGAATGCAGCAACCCGTCAGTTCTGCCCGGTCGAGTTTAGTCCGAATTAAATAACTTTCCAACAGATAGGCACCACTCAAATTGGCCTCACTTAACAGAGTATCCTTCAGATAAGCCCCACTTAAGTCAGCTTTTCGCAAATCAGCTCCCCGTAAATTCGCCTCACTCAGGTCGGTGCGTAATAAATAAACCTCTTGCAGAACTGCACGCAACAAATCTGCTTTTCGTAAACTGGCTCTGAGCAAATAAGCCCCCGTGAGATTCGCTCGACTCAAGTCTGCACCCTCACAATTGGCTTCACTCATATCCGCACCCGTGAGAATCGCCCGATGCAAGTCTGCCTGTCTGAGATTTGCACCTCGCAGGTAAACGTTATTGAGATTCGCCTCTGTCAAATTAACGCCAACTAAAGTCGCTTCTTGTAAATTCGCCTGTTCTAAATTAGCTTCCCGTAGATTCGCACCGGTGAAATTGGTAGCGATGAGGTTGGTGCGGCAGAGATTGGCTTCCATCAACTGTGCGCCCATGAGCAGAGCATGGTTGAGATTAGCGTGTTCGAGATTAATCTGATCAAGCTGAGTGTTCTGCAAATCTGCCCCACTCAAATTAGAAGCGCTTAAATCCGCCCAATTTAAATCAGCCTCTCGTAGATTTGCCAATCGCAGATCCACTTTACTCAGCTTGGCTCGACTCAATATTGATTGAGTAAAATTGGCATTGTCCAAGATAGCGCTATGTAGATTGGCCTGATGCAAGTTGGCTCCAGTGAAATTGGCGTGGCTGAAACAACACCAACTCAGATTTGCACCACTGAGGTTAGCACCCGTCAAATTAATTTTGCGGAGGTTCGCCCCGGTCAGGTTTGCCCCACTCAGGTCAATATGGGCAAAGTCACGTTCTCCTTGTCGGTATCGGTCGAGAAAGTTTTGTACTTGCATGGAGGCCGTTTGGACAGGGAGAGTGGAAGAGTGGGGAAAGGTGATTTTTGTTGACCGGGAGGGATTATCTACTGCTGTGATTGGTGCATCATGGTCACCAGCATACCGAGAAATAAACTACTCAGGCTTACTTCGTTGAAGCCTGAGTTTTCAGTAGCCCTGTATCCCAGGTGGTCAACTCAACAGGTTGTCCCGTCCATAAAACACAACTAAGATACGAACCTCCAGGCTGGTTTATAGACAGCCCCAAAGCAGAAATATTTTTCGCGCCATTTAAAATTAAAGTCGGCGACTCCCTCACGAGAGCCGCCGCTCTCCAAAACCGTGCTTGATACTTTCGCATCACACGGCTCCTCAGCAATACGGTGTTTGTCATACAAACCTCATTGCCAGCATATCGTTTTCCCAGAACCATTCTGAGTTAACTGGCGGCTTAGGCTCGACACTATTGCAGTCGGATTTTGTGCCATAACTGCCGTCAAGGGCAGTTTTTATATCGTGGCAATGTCGATGAAGGAGTTGCCAATTTTTGTATTCATCCTTTCCACCAAGAGATTTCGGGATGATGTGGTCACGCTCTATTACATCTCCATCTTTGAGGTACAGTCCGCAGTGGGCGCATTTTCCTTTTTGCTGTTTCAGCAGCGATGCTGTTCGCTTTGGCATCTCAGGATTTTTTCCCATTCGGATACTCCAGTAAATTAGGTTTCCATCGTATGGTGACGCTTCGCCTTTAACTTTCACATAGTCCCTAATATTGGTGTCTCTGTGTTTTAGTAACCGAAGGTGTTTTTCACCTTGCCTGGTTGCGAAGACCCAATTATCGCCGCCAATGGTTTTCCAGTATTTGTCTGCAAGCCATTGTTCACCTTTGTTTCTGTGTCGGCTTTTTGCCCATGCTTTTAATGCAATGTAGATATTAGCATCGAGCTTTTTAAATGCTTTGCTGCTATTGACCGTAGAGTAATAGTTTGTCCATCCTCTAATGATAGGATTCAATTTGTCTATCAGGCTCTTTTGTGAGCTTCCTTTGTGGTCGTTTATTACTCTCTTGATTTGGTCGTAATGTACCTTACATTTTTCTTTGCTTGGGGTGATGATAGTTTTGAAGCCTAGAGGTTTCCCTTTTGTGTCTTTTCCTGTCGTGTATTTTCCGACAGGGAATTGTCGGACATAGTATCCCAAAAAGTTAAATCCTGGTTTTTCTTGTCCATGCTCATTTAAGGTATGAGCTATACGGGTTTTGCTCGGTTTCAATTCTAAGCCCATGCCTTTTAACCATTCAGAGATTACCTCTCTGCATCCTTGGACAACGGTTATGTCATTGTGGAGAATCACAAAGTCATCGGCGTAGCGTATTATTGAGACTGAATCTCGCTTATCCCTTTTTGGAAGTTGATATTTTCCATCTGACCTTTTTAGGTCACAGGTTTCCACGTACTCTTTAATTCGCCATTCCATCCCGTGAAGGGCAATATTTGCCAGTAACGGAGAGATTACCCCGCCCTGTGGCGTACCCTCGGATGTGTCGAAGTACTGCATATTATCCATCACCCCCGCTTTTAACCACGCTCGGATTTGTCGGCGAATGGTGGGGGACGTATTTAGTTTATTGAGCAGTGCTTCATGGTCAATGCGGTCGAAGCATTGTGCAATGTCTGCATCCAGCACGTATTTTGCTTTTTGCTTGATTACAGTCTGTATCGCTGATATCGCATCTTGGCACGACCTTCCTGGTCTGAACCCATAGCTAT of the Allocoleopsis franciscana PCC 7113 genome contains:
- a CDS encoding two-partner secretion domain-containing protein, with the protein product MSKSSNFGLERTGLLGAIWAFIQLCLFVALPNIPTLAQITPDTTLGAEGSRLTPGANVQGLPAELIEGGALRETNLFHSFSEFNVNNGQRVYFANPTGIENIFSRVTGNNVSNILGTLGVNGNANLFLLNPNGIIFGSNARLDIKGSFLATTAKSFQFPGGTQFSATNPEAPPLLSINVPLGVQYGAQPGTITVNQANLNVGSQQSLILLGGDVELNGGRLNASGGLIELGGLAGEGSVGLDVEDGFLSLRDFTGTHGNVSISGSTISATATGNSDTASGDIQMTGRNVQISDSTIASIGNDESYGTITIKASDSVFLNNAILDTQNKNGTGGDVLINAPNQISIANSKISSEGYFGRISIGSLDPDEEDPIKPGTVVIDNSKLTSETASTDGNLPDQQGLGLVSIRASDSVEIKNGSQLNATTSGIGDAGNIAISAPNGTVVINNRSKLLSEATKDAQGDVGYIKITARNLLIDEAQVSINDQSLDNPTNATNVDINDLDSFDDIDSFDDIDSFDDIEKLPGRIYISAEQMTLDNQARIEANSASVDGGNIYIEASERLMLRRGSLISAEADTAQQGGGGKGGNVTINAKDGFVVAVPSENSDIIANAFDGDGGKITIFANKIFGLKRQRGQSTSQLRSNRSSDISASSKFGFEGEIKINTLALDPAQGLVELPVTLVDPTGLIAQGCQSRNNGVAKGQSTFVATGRGGLPPSPDDLLSTGATPPPWVTRDSGRVSKAAGVATLPSRTPTPPLVEAQGMVIGSKGEIILTAGVTTTTPHPSGFSASGCSGER
- a CDS encoding CHAT domain-containing protein yields the protein MASKRFVLLHRLQKLGIVGFGNWGLSKAQAKSRLPKFKYRYGFLAALTALCCVVVVPMVGRTATPTVVANPSISVVKTQSLPLPSTLLASVGDSTAQPLPNLAKNPESLDEQAKTLYLAGRFSEAVSVLQQLLQVYQTNGDLLGQAVVQSNLALNYQQLGRTQEATQAIAAALQGVEKTQNSSERSAVWAQSLDVQANLQLAKGEAEQAVATWEQAAALYSQLGDTNRATLTRINQAQALQALGLYRRSVSTLQTLKQSLDKQPDSLTKASNLLSLGEALRVIGNLEEADANLQESLKIAQNLKSPDAISAAYLSLGNLARTQADQKIGQAQPKEAQKQRQAALDFYQKASDTAAISKTQTQAQLNRLRLLIEMKKWQEAQALYPQLQGQIANLPVGRPAIYAQVNLARSMMKLRTRGEKPSSTPETRAPQDIAQILAVAYQQAEQLNDGRSQAVVLSDLGHLYELQNQWTDAEQLTQRALVLSQQSVNASDIDYEFSWQLGRIFKAQGKYQQAIAAYDEAFERSRSLRGDLVATNPDVQFSFRDSVEPVYRQFVDLLLTPPSREAEPPQQNLQKAREVLEALQVAQLQNFLQQACEEKRLEIDRIIDQKDSQTAVIYPIILDNRLEVMVKLPKEDQLYRSSTEISRDSVAKTLKQFKTTLETESPFDQPVKKVGKTVYDWLIAPFSDRLEAGGIKTLIFVLDGSLRTIPMAALYDGERYLVEKYAVSLALGLEVRDPEPLLRQNMKVLAAGLTDPPKQFENTYSKLQNVKHELDAIKDTNVPVKFILDQAFTEGNFQQAMNSNNYQVVHLATHGQFGATRERTYLLVADGAIYVDQLSELFRTRGQSREDAVELLVLSACKTASGNDRAVLGIAGTAVQAGARSVIAGLWSLADDSSVLFAQELYKYLGEPGISRAEALRRTQVAFLKDESKYQHPRFWAPYVLVGSWL
- a CDS encoding DUF928 domain-containing protein, with protein sequence MVLTRSLIQKALVFGTMAALVPTMPLLPLLSQKAQAQSNQRSVQLLAKRPLNAGNTSSSGAVRGECPAGTKNLKALNPEKDPGNTTQGYPTFWFYVPFGQNAPQSETSDVKVTSVQFELQDDTGNPVLTEPLQLALPDEAGIVKFTLPSTEKALEVGKDYYWRLSIICDPDQPSANPSVAGWLTRIPASAQLDSRLKATPPQQQYLAYKENNLWFEYVTGLASNRTNNPSAWSELVKLFDLQEFATTPVSELRPESGSN